The proteins below come from a single Takifugu rubripes chromosome 10, fTakRub1.2, whole genome shotgun sequence genomic window:
- the LOC101062321 gene encoding uncharacterized protein: MAAGLLLLLCVGSVLSLVRAQDAYARLPESYRNGVNLTLEQLNSHTGVHHHFRFLKSLEKSEIESGFGVSYLYHHFYLKPTWCAKGTEESNPEACAFRNDRPLMDCAICYKTANNVMEANPKPYVHCIQKPRLTPDMRRSRTEHCRKMSYNSGAPTLLAVKVG; this comes from the exons ATGGCTGCcgggctgctgttgctgctctgtgtcGGGTCTGTGCTGTCCCTCGTCAGGGCCCAGGACGCCTACGCTCGCCTGCCCGAGAGCTACAGGAACGGCGTGAATCTGACTCTGGAGCAGCTGAACTCTCACACTGGGGTCCATCACCATTTCCGCTTCTTGAAAAGTCTGGAAAAGTCAGAAATTGAG TCTGGTTTTGGTGTGAGTTACCTCTACCACCATTTTTACCTGAAGCCAACGTGGTGCGCCAAAGGAACAGAAGAGTCGAACCCTGAGGCGTGTGCCTTCAGGAACGACAGG CCGCTGATGGACTGCGCGATCTGCTACAAAACAGCGAACAATGTGATGGAGGCCAACCCAAAGCCATATGTGCACTGCATCCAAAAACCAAGACTCACACCG GACATGAGGAGGAGTAGGACAGAACATTGCAGAAAAATGAGCTACAACAGCGGAGCTCCAACACTTTTGGCTGTGAAAGTCGGCTGA
- the LOC101069526 gene encoding LOW QUALITY PROTEIN: mannose-specific lectin-like (The sequence of the model RefSeq protein was modified relative to this genomic sequence to represent the inferred CDS: inserted 2 bases in 1 codon; deleted 1 base in 1 codon): MSRKIISKGEELLKGDCLVSKNGNWKVIFQHDGNFVIXGWDAKWASNTWKSDATRLCMQEDCNLVMYNDDNKPRWHTNTHSPSSSTCSLTLTNEGRLELEKDGKMIWSSDVDHGSK, from the exons ATGAGCAGAAAGATCATCTCCAAAGGTGAGGAGCTCCTCAAAGGAGACTGCCTTGTCTCCAAAAATGGGAATTGGAAAGTGATTTTCCAG CACGACGGCAACTTTGTCAT TGGCTGGGATGCCAAGTGGGCGTCAAACACTTGGAAATCAGATGCAACGCGCCTGTGCATGCAAGAAGACTGCAACCTGGTCATGTACAATGATGATAACAAGCCccgctggcacacaaacacacacagtccaagCAGTTCGACGTGTTCTCTTACCCTGACCAACGAGGGCAGACTGGAGCTG GAGAAAGACGGCAAAATGATTTGGAGCTCCGATGTCGACCATGGTTCTAAATAA